One window from the genome of Osmerus eperlanus chromosome 3, fOsmEpe2.1, whole genome shotgun sequence encodes:
- the ppp2r3b gene encoding serine/threonine-protein phosphatase 2A regulatory subunit B'' subunit beta isoform X3 codes for MRMKELNLRQDPDLRKELALLARGCDFVLPSRFKKRLRAFQQGQVQVKPEEPVATPLSESIPKFYFPRGRPKANLNIDSLISKIEKTFSQFPNERATIEDMGQVAKACECPLYWKAPLFYSAGGDRTGFVSVHKFIAMWRKTLQTCHDEVSKFVQLLAKPGCNYLEQEDFIPFLQDVVNSHAGLAFLKEASDFHSRYITTVVQRIFYNVNRSWSGRITCSELRRSSFPQNVALLEQEEDVNQLTEFFSYEHFYVIYCKFWELDTDHDLYIHQKDLVRHNDQAISHRMVQRIFSGCVSRDRQVHKESRISYADFVWFLISEEDKKTNTSIEYWFRCMDLDGDGVLSMYELEYFYEEQCQKLENMAIEPLPFEDCLCQMLDLVKPEVEGKITLRDLKRCKMTHIFFDTFFNIVKYLDHEQKDPFSVEAESDVQDMSDWEKYAAEEYDILVAEETANDQYDGYDPPLSPMQQQHLSSDLGLRMDKRCFFEIPNPHCDLDQYKYQDDFE; via the exons GTCCAGGTGAAGCCCGAGGAGCCTGTTGCCACACCGCTGAGTGAAAGCATTCCAAAGTTCTACTTCCCGCGGGGGAggcccaaagccaaccttaacATCGACAGCCTCATTTCCAAAATTGAAAAAACATTTTCCCAATTCCCCAATGAAAGGGCCACCATTGAGGACATGGGGCAGGTTGCCAAG GCGTGTGAGTGTCCTCTCTACTGGAAGGCTCCATTGTTCTACTCTGCAGGAGGCGACAGGACGGGCTTTGTGTCCGTTCACAAGTTTATAGCGATGTGGAGAAA AACGCTGCAGACTTGTCACGACGAGGTGTCTAAGTTTGTGCAACTCCTGGCCAAACCTGGCTGTAACTATCTGGAACAAGAAGACTTTATTCCATTCCTgcag GATGTGGTAAACTCTCATGCTGGATTGGCCTTTCTGAAGGAAGCCTCTGACTTTCACTCACGCTACATTACCACG GTGGTCCAGAGGATATTCTACAATGTGAACCGATCCTGGAGTGGCAGGATCACCTGTTCAGAACTTAGGAGAAGCAGCTTTCCGCAG AATGTGGCTCtactggagcaggaggaggatgtgaaCCAGCTGACAGAATTCTTCTCCTATGAACACTTCTATGTCATCTACTGCAAATTCTGGGAGCTGGACACAGACCACGACCTATACATCCACCAGAAAGACCTTGTACGACACAAtgaccaag CCATCTCCCACAGGATGGTCCAGAGGATCTTCTCAGGATGCGTCTCCAG GGACAGACAAGTGCACAAGGAGAGCAGAATCAGCTACGCTGACTTTGTGTGGTTCCTCATCtcagaggaggacaagaagaccaacaccag TATAGAGTACTGGTTCCGCTGTATGGATCTTGATGGAGACGGGGTTTTGAGCATGTATGAGTTGGAGTATTTCTATGAGGAGCAGTGTCAGAAGCTGGAGAACATGGCTATAGAGCCCCTGCCCTTTGAAGACTGCCTCTGCCAGATGCTAGACCTGGTTAAGCCTGAGGTGGAAG GTAAAATCACCTTGAGAGACCTCAAGAGGTGCAAGATGACTCACATCTTCTTCGACACCTTCTTTAACATCGTGAAATACCTGGACCATGAGCAGAAGGACCCCTTCTCAGTT GAGGCAGAGTCTGATGTCCAGGACATGTCTGATTGGGAGAAGTATGCAGCAGAGGAATACGACATCCTGGTGGCAGAGGAGACTGCTAACGACCAGTATGATGG GTATGACCCTCCTCTGAGCCCTATGCAACAACAGCATCTTTCCAGTGATCTGGGTCTGAGGATGGACAAGCGGTGCTTCTTTGAGATCCCCAACCCTCACTGTGACCTGGACCAGTACAAATATCAGGACGACTTTGAGTGA